The DNA region ACGTATAACTTTTGATCAATAAGTCTAAactcaatcaaaacaaattgaaaatgtttcacttttctttaaaacttaacTCCCTattagggtatttgtccctattttgggcctagtacctattttgggtctaccaaacttaattcaacgaaattgagcatttcaccaaatcaggcagGGATCTGCCACTTGAGAATGATTCGTGCTGTCATTATCTTCAtcttaaattagaaataaagcaataaatATATCACTCTTCAATTTGTTCCTAGCAAATTGCAAATTGCCCATTAGGTCCAAAATTTTCACTACTTTTGCTTACCGCTTCTTGGCACTCAGCGTCAAGGCGCTCAGCACACGAATGGGAGCCGTCCCCCGAATCTCCAACCACCGGCAATATGTTTTTATTGGTGGGTTGCACAATCGCATTGCAAAAACGACCACtaaactgccaccaaatcaataTAATAACTGATTAAAGTCTCTCGAAGAGAATGGCTCTATTttcagtccatttgacacttttacaaattgtgacagtgtttgtgcgcttttcacaagttacagtgtttcttgcatattacgggcttgttgtttggctacgcaacaaatgttttattatgtttaaaactcgtaaagaatgaTATAAATCATGTCCAAGCTAACTATGCACGTGATGCCAGTGAAATCCATCGTTCTAATGTTGATTTGTGGCTTAAAACCTCACAATGATTGAGCATGTTTGTCGACCGATGttgtgcggctgtactgtacgagctggggctgaaccgtacgtcaaaTAAGTTCGCtacgtgcttcgagatttcaaccaatcagaagatAGACCGAAAATATGCacaaagaaggtcgtatgctagAAGCAATATCCCCAGAATaggaacaaaaaatgtttaagtttcTCGGGCTCATACAGAAATATAaagtatttttgtcaaaaatgtgattaagtaagagcattagcattaaaaaaccaacttattcatgtaataAAAGCAAGGCTGCCTACAGCAgcctttgagaatacatcaaataaaaagtgcgctcggcttagtaggcccaaaatagggacaaataccctataaaaatttttattacgagccatggtttcaacattttcatgaaaaaagttttaaaaaaaatacatcatacacctgtccggttgttttgcaatcattagtttccaaaataaccaagtattgacgaaaattttattttttttcgaaaaaaaaggtttttgcggagctgtacaacggaatttcatttaaaaaaatcaaaacgctTTTAAATGAGTCCAAacctgctaaatatgattatcagtgcagaaaatgcattttagattgttttcagttgattagactccTATTTTCAtggacattttgaagtttttggaaaataaaatccctgatttttcggaccaattttgaagagcGGGGGAAGGGAGGTGGGGCgacataagctttgaaaaatatttgaaacggccttATTGTCTTCataaaagttgcttggattggcatgaCCAACAATTTTCTGTAAGAGAAAAGAATTCCGAAACATATTTCAGAAAAGTTAacacccatacaattttgacagctgtccatacaaaaatgttacaaaatttaTCCGCCgagtatgatttttttagaaaaatcgattttttttggaaaggtagAATTTTTTGTCTTAAGTTATTAAtgtaaaaacagattttttgatataaagcaccgttttcaagatatagaccaggcctgcccaacgtccggcccgtgaagccatttcatccggcccgcgacggctttttaaaatatttctatgaccggcccttaaggctgttcatgaagtattaaataaataaaattattgtctgaattaaaaaataatcttgtgatcaaattttaacatagtataagaacattcttcatgtttgaatttaatttttataattactatattgatatttttttaaactgaagaaattgtgcaggaaaacaaaattatccatttcgcTACATtgtgaaattaatgaaaaaaacttggattgttgtcttaaaatttacaaaaaagagACTAAATGTTATTTCTATCAGTTTTGACTGTGTTTacttcaatttgaagtttttttctggtttctttttttttaaatagataagTAAGTaaaactaatgtatttttccagaacaactttctagtgatttttttttaaagattcaaaatcattctcgattacgagattcctactcgaaactaggtgtccgaaggcttgattgttgaggcaattgcaaacctctttttacacctaagcttccatccaccccaggatccgaactgaagacctttggattagtccaactgcctaccagcgactccaccgaggcaggacccagggagacgactcctacacctggactgagctaacgacctaaccttttttttaggttagaccggggccaacatttacttcccgtccgacggaaggcggttgaaaaccaaattatttatactgaaaatagatcgctggaaatgtttttaaaatattgaaatatgtaTCAACAacgtaaaaaaattgcaacgatcattgaattttgaaaaaaaatctttaaaaaaatatatatatcatggaatttaattgcaatcgtcaaaaacaatatctatacaaacttaaacaagcaaaaattaaaataagtcaaataagcaaatttttgaatgtaatctttgtttttcatttttaaaatcaagatatatgaatcatatttgcaacactagttcttttatgtatttGCTTTTAAAGAAcccaattttaagaaaattaataGAAATGTGTTTACTTgttaaacttttatcaaatattaatgccggcccgccactgcttccgAAAAATTAgttctggcccgcagggccaaaaggttgggcacccctgatatagacactcaaatttcaattataactgaaaaatttaaatttttcgattttttaaattgtgtttacgATTGATCATTCCTGAAATGAAAAAGCGGCtgtaaaaccattaaaaaaataaaaaggcaaaAGATAATGATAGGAGGTAGAATTAGCCAAATAGTATCAAaagcaaacataaactaaacatgataaatgagaataaaaatactaaaaatgaaacaagaaaaaacaaaattagagaagtaaagtttttcgtggaacaaaagttgctcaaaactaCATCCTAAACacaggaaaaattaaaattttcggaaAAAGAAATTTGACAGTACAGGGGGGTATCAAATCGAACATTCGAGATTTTTTCTGATCGCTTcgaacaaaaatttttaaacagctctaacatttcaaagtggcgtaatattgaatatttgacaaaaatctcaaataactttttgttgcaaaaatcgtgaaagtttttttaaccCTTCAACCGTCTTTATGACCTTAAATAAATCTTCCTCTTCTTGTCCGCTTTCCTCTTCCAGACCCGCTCGCAACTGATCAAGGCCGGCGTAAAGCTGCTAATCCAGAGCAAGCGCAAGCACAGCGGCTGCGACTCCAGCGATGGGAACGAATCGACCACGAGTGGCTGtggcggcggtggtggtggaGGTGGAGGAAGTAGCAGGAGGAGTACCGGAGGTCCCCAGAGCAAGAAACGGCGCGACACGGAGCTGGCGACGAGCGATGACGACATGGACACGTTGCGTACGACGAGTGCCTGCTCTTCGAACGGGGGACCGGGGAGTACGAGCAGTCCACGTGGGTTGACTCCGGAGGACGAAGATCGTCGGCGGCGGCGTCGGGAGCGTAACAAGATCGCTGCAACCAAGTGTCGGATGAAGAAGCGTGAACGGACTGTCAATCTGGTCAACGAATCGGAAACGCTGGACGCGCAGAACAAGGAGCTCAAGTCACAGGTCACGGAGCTGGAGAACCAACGGAGGAAGTTGATGGAGGTGCTGCAGGCGCACAGCGGGTCTTGCGTTCACCAGAAGGGCTTCCAACCGCTGCCGAGTCTGTCTACGATCACCAACAACAACTGCAAGTTTTTGAACGACCTCAACTTTTTGGATGCGAATGGTAGTGAAATCAAATACTCCGAGTGTTTGAAGGCCGCGAGTGGTGATGGACAGCAGGACAACGGGCTACCTCCAGGCTACTGCAAGCTATCGCCAACGGACGCGAGCTTCGGAACCCCGAGCGATGTCATGGATGTGAACGGGTTCGCAAGTTCGCAAGCGCTGAAATCGGAGTACATTCCAAGCAATCAACAGCAGCGGACGCGCCAAAAGCCCGGACCAAAGCCACGCCAGAAGGCAGCGAAGCGTTCAGCAGCGGCCACCAGTACAACGACCACCGTAACGGATACTTTGAGCCAGACGTCGGCTATAGTGGCGCAGCAGTCCCAGGGACCGCTGCCCAGCGCAGATTTCATCCTGAAAAACGAACTCATCGATACCAGCAGCCCTTACACCACGGTCCAGTCGGCGGACCGGTTTCTGTTCGAGAACTCCCTGGACctgtacaacaacaacaacaataacaacgaCAGCAACACCCTGGACGGTCACCAGACCAACGACAGCGACAAGCTGACTTCGCTCGCCCTCAAGGACAACGCATCGAACGTCCTGCTGGAGTTCAGCGCAAACTTCGACGCCACCATGCTGAAGCCCGCGGACTACGGCATGCTGAACCAGCAAACCCAGCTCGTACAAATGCAACATCATCAGCAACCGCCTTCCAACCAGTGTCACCTGCAGCAGCACAATCTGATGATGAACCAGCAGCAACACCAGGTCATCAACCAGCCACAGCAACAACAGCTGCTGTCCCACCAACTCATGTCCCAGGTGCCGTCCCTGTCCAACGACTTCCTGATCCTGCCCGAGCACGACGGCAGCGAGTTTACCGATCTGGACTCGGGCATCACGTCCTACACCAGCATGAACGGCAGCTGCCTGGCGTGACCACTGCTGCTCTAGGATCTGTAGTGTGTTCGCGTCtagtatctctctctctctctctgcttcTCGTCCTAAAACTTGCGGATTGTTCGTGCTTGTGACCGATttccagtgattttttttaaacttcaagttACCGCTAATGTGTTAAGTTATTAGTCAGCGCGCGTTTATCCTTCTTTTAAAGAAGAAGATGCAGTTTATTTCAGCTTAGCTGGATTGTTCCCCCctctcccaatttttttttttaaatcgttcgCAATGATTGATGGTGCTCTCGTTGGCTGTTTTTTTTGCGCACCAATTCCGtcgtcattttttaaataagagccAAAATCTGCTTCCCCATcacaaaatattgttatttttccTCTCTTCCTATaataactctctctctctctcgaaatGTATGTTAAAAGTGACTGCAAAAATGTGTGTATGTGCGTCCGCGTGAGCGTGTAGGAGAAAGAGAAAGGTTTGGATTTCTCATCACtgtttttacttttaaataCTACACAGTTATACACAGTTACAGATATAGTTTAGTCGTGCAAAATGCATTCCTTATTCGGTTATAAGTTGATAATCGCGTCACATTTAACGCATCTCAGCTCATCTTTCTCTTTCTCGTATATCACTATCGCCTCTCTCTCTcaaaactatttaacaaaacataacacacacagacacaaacACACATCAGCATATTGTGATATTCACGTGGTCTTGTTCACCGGTGGCGCTCGTGAGCGCAACGTAGATACTAccacactagggtgtaataaaTTCGTCGATTTTCAAACTGTGCCATGACGGTACCTCAACTTCAATTTTTGCAGGTATTTTATAAAGATCGAAAGAGCTAAgttggttatttttttcactgaatcCAAGACAGAGACCAGATTAGCTCGAAAGATCACAATTTTTAGCTATGCTCGTTTGAAACATTGACAtttgatattttcagaaatgtttgCGAGCTTGTTTCTAAACAGCAaaagcaaatttttaaaaagaatgaTCTTGTAAGATATTTtctttcaattctcaaaaaaatcaagatttagtATAAAAATCGCAGAGCCGGTTTACTAAAATTCAATATTTGTTTTCCGGCAAAAATACAGTGTCTCTCCGTTTAAAATCAACGAAACATAGCATGGTTATTTTTGGATTGGTGAGAAAATATCTTAAAGATtggcatattaaaaaaaacaaaaagcaattgCTGTACAGAGACTGGCTCAAACACATTACTTTGTATATAATTAATCagtatttgaaaagggcgttagtaaaaatttacagattttgcttgcaaaaggattaaaaaaaacaaggctTTACCCTACAAATCTgtcataacaaatatttttcaaaatcgatccACCTATAATGCTAAATATACGCACATAAAATCTGaaaccaattttttaaattgtacttttaccaagagaatttttttatttatacttATTCAGGCCGGTAAAACACAGCTTTCTACGTAAAATCTACCGTTAATACCATTTTCATTGAAAGTTTATGTctccacatttttttcaaaaaatcagaagacaacaaaatgctgaaattataacaaatatgtgtatcaggttttttttttaaatttggaaatgggttGAGGTGTACTCATCAATCGTCCAAAGGAAAGTGCAAAAATTATATTAAGGATTCCGATCAAGGTTATGAAGGTAAGCAGAGGGTATGCTTCCAAATGCAATGCCTCGCGAACTAAAAGGAAACCccttctcaaaatttaaatgtttatgtaAAGTTAGCTGAGAAACGCGATGCCAAAGTCAAATCAtacataaaaatataagttcaatgtgaaaattaagctaaatattttcatttgcatTTGCATAAAGAAGaattgttaatttaaaaattcaaattaaagaaTTGATTGCTTCAAATGAGTCGAGGATCAACCTTTGAAGATTTGTTATGCCAAAAATTACgcagtttgaaaattgttttttttttataattttcgtgAAAAAGGCGAAATTTGGGGTGTTTCAAAAAAGAAAGGAGTTTTCTGATTTAGATGAAAATCGGGATTCGtgcttgttttgattttttttatttgtgtcaaagaaatttaagtaaaattttacatttacaaataaaatacgTTTTAATGCATTCTTCaatgaaacagaaaaaaatcagtgtttggatatatttattttaaaatcagttATCCCATTTCCAAGatttttgctcacttttgtatttttaacaaacaaaaaatgttttgatataCATTCAGTTGAAGTGATTGTTTAGGAAAACTTTAACTCagagtatttttcaaatatcttaaatttgaaataaaatttacaaagtttGGATTACCTGCAATTTTCAATCCTGTTGAGttgaaaaacacagtttttactTATAATTTATGGGATTCAACAGGGTCGTTTTCCCCTGTTTTATTCTATATACTTGTTTCTGAAATAATACAGATACAGTGAACATTTTTCattaccatttaaaaaaatacatttaaaacttaaattattgATGTAGTATTTCAGCACACTTTTGGCATTCATATTTTCTTTGTCTACTAATATTATGTCATCTTGGCCCAAAGTATATTGAATTTAGCGTGTCAGATTTCATTTAATATTGTTCTTTTTCAAGCAAGTGAATTTTCGActaaattgctgaaatttgggCAAGATACTTCGTTTTCAATATCCTTTCCAGCAATATTTCGTATTTTTGAATCGAAGcatctttaatttttgtttaccagGGCTCAAATGTGAAAAATGGAATCTAAACAAACcataaaaatgtatcaaattatttttttcatggaaaCTTGCACAAAGTAAgtgtcaaaaaatcacaatttttatgCGCTCGATTTTGCCcctcaaaaaatgtcgaaaactgTTTGTGGTTGAATATCGTGGATTTGTTACACCCTAATACTGCAAACCTTCAATGGATGGTCAATTCAACTGactttgaaggttaaatttctCGTTCTTCGGACCATACGCGACCACCGGTGAATCTGTGGCACACTCATTACCTTATAAAATTGCCATTAACGCTGTCTCAAAGGAGCCGAAAACCTGTTCCTCTTTGGTACTAACTACAACACAAACACACCCCTTTTTCCTTGACTTATTTATGTTATGAGGCAGAAGTGCCGACTTTAGCTATGTTTTTaagacaaaaaattaaactcaTCCCTCTTTGTTTTCATTAAGAACGATTAACCTATTAATTTACGATGACGAtcattaataattttaaagcgcTTAATTCCCCCCTACTCTAAACTGCAAAACTTACTCGTAACTCTTTTTGGAAGAAAATAATGTTATTAGTGTATAAGGAAGGAAAGTTGCACAACAGAaggaacaaaaaaacacaaaaatccagaaaaatgtATATTATTGTCTGCTATAAGAATAATATATGTTTAAgtgaatgtattttttataaaaacaaaaaacaaaacagaaacatTATATAGTTTAGATAGGTTGTAGCGTTTAAGAAGGAGGCTCTCCCCAacggaaaaaaaagaatttcgcGCAAAGACACGTTTAACGCTATAGCTCCAGTCGGATATGTTTGCTAAAAtggattgtttgataaactgaaAGACGCTTTAATCTGCACaacaattttgttatatttttccgTTCGTTGGAGATCCTCGTCCGAGCCGATCGTGCGTTGGAAGACACCAACgccccaaaatatgaccaattaAAATGCAATCAAGCTTAACTGGTGTGACTTTGATGGATGGCTTAAAGATATTGATGGAAGTATAaactatttattaaaaaaaatcgcgtaaCAATCAGAGCTGAACAAAAAATCGAGACTATTTACAAAGAATCTTCAAAAAGTTGCGTGAAATCGTGGTCCTTGAACCTCGGTACAGCAATCATTGTGGGCGATAATCCGACAAACATGGTTTCAGATGTCGTCTTGAGAGAAGCAATTAAttattcttttcaaaaatggtcACAAATAATACTTCTTTTTCCCCCATTGCATTGTAACAAACCTAGTCAGAGAGTAGCATTGACCATCGCGCAAGACAAATCAAAATTACGCGCATGTTGACAATCCATTATCGCCCACTCAACTTCACAACCacgtgcaaaaaaaacacaattaattCACCCCACAAAACAATGACAACGAACGGAACATTGCACTAAGCGCGCCGCACGCTCGCATGACGGACgaacaaaataaagaaaaaaaaatacagataaaaTGCCTTCCTATTTTCATTAATAGGTTAAGATGCATGTTAGAAAAACCAACCAAGTTATTCCTTATACACGTATACTGTTAGATATTGGAAGCATCACAGCTTGATCGAAAATCGAAGCCTTAATATTAGAAGAAACAAAATGTTGTAGAGCTTGACCAAAATTTGAAACGACATTAGAagcctatttaaaaaatatacaaagaaaaaaaaaatgttgtaggaCACCCTCTAAAGAGAACGGACCAACCCTGCAGAGCAAATATTAGTTCCATTTTGCCTGCGCGCCAAAAAggagattttaaatatttgcctcGATGTGGTTGATTTCGTTCTTTTCGTAAATTCCATGATTTACACTACAACTTAGACAGCGTGTTATCACAGTGCCATCTAACTGAGCAGGCGGATGAACTTTTACGTCAAAAGTCAACGGCTGCTCGATCGATCGCGATTTGATCGGCGGAAGAGTCCCCAAAGTATGGACCAACGGCTTTCAAATTCAGCTTTTAACTtatgaaacgaaaaaaaaaaaaaccagacaACTCTACTTTGTACCTGTGTCGCGGCGTCGTCTTCTTCACACAAACAAACATACACAAACAAGCACAGACAACTAGACCAATGAATGACACTTATACAACCTCTTCGTTTAGCTTTAAAGAAATACAAACTAAACATCAACCTGCAAATAAACGCcgtttgaagaaaaaatcatacaaacctCGATGGGCCTTATTTTGctagcatttttttcattttcggcAAAAATTCTTACCAATTCTAACCGAGTTAAAGCTACAGCGCAAAGCTAGACTTTATATTTAAAACAGGTAGGAACGCTGAAGAAGTGATGCGaacaaaatcaatctgctgaaaAGTGCTATATTTACCACTAATCAAATCGATATTGTTGTAAGAAATCAGAAACAAAAAGTGCATTTTGCCAGGCGGATGCAAGTGAAGAAGCAAACTCTTGTTTAATAAAAGTATCCGTTGTAATGAGTTGCGAGAAAAGATGgtctttaaaatcgaaaataaacaaCTAAGAAACCGAAAAATGGCGTTGATAACTTTATCCGAAAATGTTTCGATCCATATCCagttatttgcatttatcttgtttagtttatgttttgtttataaCAGTATTTGGCTTTTCTACGACCTTCTATGATTACCTTTTGCCTTTTTagctttttcgtgttttttagtcattttttttttttcatttttttatgacaaCCATTATCactttaattgcaaaaaaaaagcagagATGCGTAGTCTGGGactctacaaaaattactgcatacggtagggtagtcatcaatgagacacttttggttttcaactttcaacgatctttcttattttttcatcagcatgttttaatgagctttttgttacattttctttctcttaatgtgttctaacattgaccaaaatatgagatcgatccgacatctacagccagagttattcaactgtctcattgtagacgcactaggcaggaacaatgagcctgattggttgaaactacgacttgtgagagccattttatcagtgttccccgtgtctcattgatgactactctaccctacttgttttcacataatatagaggaaatgttagtaagaaacacaaccaaagttgaccccagaaaaaaaatacattttgaaaacattgacaaagtcacataaaacaagacaAACTTCCAAccaaatgatttttaaagttcaaaaattggttgataatagatttttgaCGATTCTTTAGATCGAAGTCCGCCGGCGGGGTTGTTACCAAGATAAGTACTTTCTAGTTGTTACCAAATCTTACCCACTAGAACAGCATATGAGTTTTACAGCAGTTTGTTTTTTCAACTCGCTGACCAAAAATTAAGTAGGTAAATTCAAGTTTCAGTAGATGCCCTTCACACGTTCGTAACTGCactcaatttgctgattttcactatttaaacaacttattttgtaaaacttttgctagaaactTACTTGTTCACTTTCTGTTTCGATCGATTGCAGTTGAAAAGCTTTCAGGTACGAGCAGTAATTGCATTGAACGGCTGATATGCCACATTAGAGGTACGATGGAAGTGCATGTTGTTCCCTGAATGTtggttattattttgaattgaagtTACCGTTAATATGTTCCGAGATTGATGAAACAGCACTCAACTTGAACTATTCTTTTCTTCCTTGACCTTCCGTTTCGAGTAAAATCTTCAATTAGATTAGAACTTCAAGCTTTAAACTACAACTTTATTCTTCGCGTTTTTACCAGCTTTTAACTATTTGGATCTTTCGGCGCTTTTTATTGCAACATTTTCTTAGAACCAAATTTATCGACCACAAATATGGCGCGAAATCtctttgttcagttttttttccttcaatcgagctgtcaaatcgcaacattgagttaaactttctgtgcagttgctgtgaagcttaccaaggcttttcaaaaagtttaactccatgttgcacgcacacactctcacttttaatttctcgataacaTAGAATTCTTTTTCGAAACGCCTACCGATAGGCAACCGAATGCAATTTTCCTTCTCCCAGTGCTCACCCACAGGTGGCACTTGTTTTTTGTTCTGCTGCCACAGTTGATTTTTGTCGCTAGTGCTTTCTTGTAGCCAATACTCAAACCTTGCTTTCACAGTTGATGACGTCATTTTTGTTGACAGCTCAAAGCTGGAGCGTCCGTTTTGGcgccaaaaaaaattttgcgttCGGTGCGGGACCTGCGTCGGTTCAGTTTATTTATTctgaaatttttgtaatgttaATGTGAATATTGTGAAAAATTACGTATTTCTGCCTGTTTATATCACCGTTTCCTCTTTAGAAATATTCGCGAGTGTTTCGAACGATGGTGATCGGTGCGACGGCATGCAAAGTgcgttgaaaagtttgaaaatgatTGTAAGCGCCGGAAGTGTTGTGGTTTTTAAATGTTAACTAGGTTCTGGTAAGGTAAGTGgatcaaaagtcatattttcaagaaaaagtcaCTTTTATTTGTTGACCGCATCGTGAATTGCCTTTCCCTTGAAAAACTTGACCAAACTTCCGTGCGCTTGCCCGTACCGCTCGGTGCACTGCAATCCGTCCGCGATCCACACCGGAAGCTTCTTCCGTATCCGTTCGCTGGTCCCATATCTCGAATCCAACAGCACCACACTCGCGTAATCGCGGATGTGTCTGACGGCCCGTCCAATGCACTGATTGACCGCCTTCATGCAGAGATTCTCGTAGTATTCGTTCCCGGCCGGCGGCTTTAGCGTCCGATCCAGGTACCGCATCCGCTCGGCCAGTTCCGGGCTGGTTCGATTCGGATAGGGAAGGCCCACCACCACCACGCACCGTCCGAGCTCGTCGGCAAAGTTTAGTCCCTCGCTAAGCTTTCCTCCGACGACGCTCAGCATGAGGGCACCGGAGTGGCGGGCCGCCTGGGCGTACTCGGCCAGGATGCTGTCCACGTTTGTGGTTCCGCGGGGCTCGCGGAAAACGCGCTTGCGTTCGGTGATGCGATCGAGGCGACCGTTCGTCTGGATGGTGGCGTAGAATTGATCCAAATAGTCGTACGAGGCGAAGAAGCAGACGATTCCGTGAGGGACGACTTGGCACAGATTGGCGAGGACCGAGCTCAGCTCGTTCAACTGCAAAATTGGGAATTTGTAATTGGGGTAATCGAAGGACCTTTTAACAGCTTACCAGCTCTTTGTTCTGTCGATTAGCGTAATTGAAGAGTAGTTCCTTTCCGGATGGACCTTTACCGATGGCCAAAGGGAGGACGGCGTCAGCCGGGACGACATGTCGGTAGCTCCGTATCTCCACTCGTTCGGCACAATCCTTGAAAAGTTGCTCGGTGAGTTCGTCTATGGGATGCATTGTTCCACCGGCCAGAATGAtcttaaaataaaagttacaaATTTAAATTGTAGTTCATAGAAAGACGAAGCTCGCAACTTACCGATCGACAGCTGCCAAGAATGTCCCCGAATCTCGCCCCCGGATTCAGCAGCAGATACTTCATGGTCGCCCTCTTCGGATCGGTCGCATTGTAGGTGAGCAAAACTCGACCATCGTCGAAGCTCTCCGCAAGACTCTCGATAAAGGCCAACAGCGGACGAATCGCGTTCACGACCGGTTCCCTTTTTACCTCAGGATTTTGATTTTCGCTCTCGTCAACATCACGCTCAGCCGGCTTTTTCTTGCCCTTATCAGCGGCATCCTTTTCCAGCTGCTTCAGGAAGCTCTTCAGCGCAACCGACTTATCTTGCGGAGCTGGCCGCTTCTTCTCGCCCGCCAAC from Culex quinquefasciatus strain JHB chromosome 3, VPISU_Cqui_1.0_pri_paternal, whole genome shotgun sequence includes:
- the LOC6032235 gene encoding activating transcription factor 3 — translated: MFNSNLSLTVPPMLGLDSGVCTTPRTPEILNSLMAMTNPLEYSYPVAAALANTGTTSISTSTTTTNNNNSVSQASQDSHSNSSGSPLDSPAGHGRTPSVQQTRSQLIKAGVKLLIQSKRKHSGCDSSDGNESTTSGCGGGGGGGGGSSRRSTGGPQSKKRRDTELATSDDDMDTLRTTSACSSNGGPGSTSSPRGLTPEDEDRRRRRRERNKIAATKCRMKKRERTVNLVNESETLDAQNKELKSQVTELENQRRKLMEVLQAHSGSCVHQKGFQPLPSLSTITNNNCKFLNDLNFLDANGSEIKYSECLKAASGDGQQDNGLPPGYCKLSPTDASFGTPSDVMDVNGFASSQALKSEYIPSNQQQRTRQKPGPKPRQKAAKRSAAATSTTTTVTDTLSQTSAIVAQQSQGPLPSADFILKNELIDTSSPYTTVQSADRFLFENSLDLYNNNNNNNDSNTLDGHQTNDSDKLTSLALKDNASNVLLEFSANFDATMLKPADYGMLNQQTQLVQMQHHQQPPSNQCHLQQHNLMMNQQQHQVINQPQQQQLLSHQLMSQVPSLSNDFLILPEHDGSEFTDLDSGITSYTSMNGSCLA